A section of the Blastocatellia bacterium genome encodes:
- a CDS encoding O-antigen ligase family protein gives MTIKQPIHNDDSAAASPRHGVSASLEGLLIFWFVASPIASFYLRFPVDKSLVTFNRAVIVIAVGLLIVKALTNRRGQAEQRPRFAFTATKFEIAWAMVALIALVNAAFLSNDFPYGLKLAIDTFGLPLVIFHLARYHFDARGRHHMLWLAAAALAWCLFATGAYELLRGANLFQYKGSELVREGERRVNGPFAADSSYAIICLLVFVLLQAAPHLFRSKLDKVARLFTTGALIAAAVAVLLPTFRSAALALLACWLIVRFATLRSDAATRRRGDAAMERQRDGLPTFVSPRRRVAASPRLSFAVSVMAFLLLAGLGSAALGWFAAGKRLTNPRNVIGRLATWESAVGITLDNPVGGVGLANYQWAFDQRYFYSDTEAEALLDTTAADSPHSNLLWVAAEMGVVAFLLYVIANAYLFLIGWRALRRAQSGGARAAAAAFIALFVAYWLPGLTLASGYYSDVNLYFFFLMGLLSNPSFTADSHEVSAA, from the coding sequence ATGACGATTAAGCAACCCATCCACAACGATGACTCCGCCGCCGCCTCCCCGCGTCACGGCGTCTCCGCGTCGCTTGAAGGGCTGCTTATCTTCTGGTTTGTCGCCTCGCCCATCGCATCGTTTTACCTGCGCTTCCCGGTTGATAAATCGCTCGTCACCTTCAACCGCGCGGTGATCGTCATTGCGGTCGGGCTGCTGATCGTCAAAGCACTGACGAACCGACGCGGGCAAGCTGAACAGAGGCCGCGCTTCGCTTTCACGGCGACGAAGTTTGAAATCGCATGGGCGATGGTCGCGCTGATCGCTTTGGTCAACGCGGCGTTTCTGTCGAATGATTTCCCCTACGGGCTGAAGCTGGCGATTGATACCTTCGGCCTGCCGCTGGTGATCTTTCATCTCGCTCGCTATCACTTCGACGCGCGTGGCCGCCACCACATGCTTTGGCTGGCCGCCGCGGCGCTGGCGTGGTGCCTGTTCGCCACCGGCGCTTACGAATTGCTCAGAGGCGCGAATCTTTTTCAGTACAAAGGCTCGGAACTCGTGCGTGAAGGCGAGCGGCGTGTCAACGGGCCATTCGCCGCCGATTCGTCTTACGCCATCATCTGCCTGTTGGTCTTCGTGCTGCTTCAGGCCGCGCCGCACCTCTTCCGCTCGAAGCTCGACAAAGTGGCGCGCCTCTTCACCACTGGCGCGCTGATCGCGGCGGCGGTAGCCGTGCTATTGCCCACGTTCCGCTCGGCGGCCCTGGCGCTGTTGGCCTGCTGGTTGATCGTCCGATTTGCCACTCTGAGGAGTGACGCGGCGACGCGGCGACGCGGCGACGCGGCGATGGAAAGACAAAGAGATGGATTGCCGACCTTTGTTTCCCCGCGTCGCCGCGTCGCCGCGTCGCCGCGTCTGTCTTTCGCGGTGTCTGTGATGGCGTTCTTGCTGCTGGCCGGGCTTGGCAGCGCGGCGCTCGGATGGTTTGCGGCGGGCAAGCGCCTGACGAATCCGCGTAACGTCATCGGCAGGCTGGCGACGTGGGAATCAGCGGTAGGTATCACGCTCGACAATCCTGTCGGCGGCGTCGGACTGGCGAATTACCAGTGGGCCTTCGATCAACGATATTTCTATAGCGACACCGAGGCCGAGGCCTTGCTCGACACGACGGCGGCTGACAGTCCGCACTCGAATTTGCTGTGGGTCGCGGCAGAGATGGGCGTGGTCGCGTTTCTGTTGTATGTCATCGCCAATGCCTATCTGTTTCTGATCGGCTGGCGGGCGCTGCGGCGGGCGCAGAGTGGGGGCGCGCGCGCCGCGGCGGCGGCATTCATCGCTCTGTTTGTCGCTTATTGGCTTCCCGGTTTGACGCTGGCGAGCGGCTATTATTCGGACGTCAATCTCTATTTCTTCTTCTTGATGGGCCTGCTATCCAACCCCTCATTCACGGCTGATTCACATGAAGTGAGCGCCGCTTGA
- a CDS encoding sigma-70 family RNA polymerase sigma factor, giving the protein MEEATEARIEQALARSAAGDQLAFAEIVRQHQGMVFSLAYHFLRDRWLAEELAQEVFLNLHQNLSAIQSSAHLTFWLRKVTAHRSIDQTRRQKVRPQVSLDDVPEPAAPHVEEDFMLSETLRRLVETLPDKARMVVVLRYQEDLQPAEIAEVLDMPVNTVKSHLRRSLALLRDKLSRSVGEART; this is encoded by the coding sequence TTGGAAGAGGCGACGGAAGCCCGTATCGAACAGGCGCTGGCACGCTCGGCGGCGGGCGATCAGTTGGCCTTCGCGGAGATTGTGCGCCAGCATCAAGGCATGGTTTTCAGCCTTGCCTATCACTTTCTACGTGACCGGTGGCTGGCAGAGGAGTTGGCTCAAGAAGTGTTCCTGAACCTCCACCAGAACCTCTCTGCCATACAGTCGTCGGCCCACCTCACGTTCTGGCTGCGCAAGGTCACGGCGCACCGCTCGATTGACCAGACGCGCCGCCAGAAAGTGCGCCCGCAGGTGAGCCTCGACGATGTGCCGGAGCCGGCGGCGCCACACGTGGAAGAGGATTTCATGTTGTCGGAAACCTTGCGGCGGCTGGTCGAGACGCTGCCCGACAAGGCGCGTATGGTCGTGGTGCTGCGCTATCAGGAAGATTTGCAACCGGCAGAGATCGCTGAAGTGCTGGACATGCCGGTCAACACGGTGAAGAGTCACTTGCGGCGCTCGCTGGCGCTGCTGCGCGACAAGCTGAGCCGCTCGGTCGGCGAGGCGAGGACCTAA
- a CDS encoding carboxypeptidase-like regulatory domain-containing protein, with the protein MHALARVLLLMALTLSAPVSAPSQSVSPQSKEVNAAGTISGRVTIAGKPAANIPVAVMPDPQRMPRGRIVGSSTTDADGHFQITHVPAGRFYVRAVAPVFYNEAEGNDYPGGSAITLADGETVEDIHLALRRGGVITGRVTEETGRPLIQEYIHLYRINPRDARHEPYNRNYTVMQTDDRGIYRIYGLPPGRYLVSAGIPAGRDGSASMSRGNSYYPQTFYPSVRDEAKAGEVEVTEGGEATGIDLALGHTEKSYTALVRVVADSGKPVAGARCGYGTQDQNGRFMGISAIGPESNADGQCRIEGVVPGKYVAFVVLLNETSPAYANGPPSPAKAQSADNYTFDPAPFEITDSDVSDVEIKLRAGASVSGTVVIEGLSEQEAATHFRELNLNVAMEGPITTPRFNRPQINADGSFRIGGLAAGRGRVYLSSFLGRNFRLLRVEREGADLTAGFDLDAGENLTGLRLVVGFGTGVIRGEVKFADGPLPAGFRAFVTVRRVGDSPPQNAFAQVDARGHFVVEDLLPGEYTLTAGSRSKPVNKTVSVTNDNEAQVTIVLERPTGNNQ; encoded by the coding sequence ATGCACGCTCTGGCCCGCGTCCTGCTGCTGATGGCCTTAACGCTGAGCGCCCCTGTCTCTGCGCCATCGCAATCCGTTTCGCCGCAGTCAAAAGAAGTGAATGCCGCCGGCACGATCAGCGGTCGCGTCACCATCGCCGGCAAGCCCGCCGCCAATATTCCCGTCGCCGTGATGCCCGACCCGCAGCGCATGCCGCGAGGACGCATCGTTGGCAGCAGCACGACGGACGCCGACGGTCACTTTCAAATCACCCATGTGCCGGCGGGCCGGTTCTATGTCAGGGCGGTCGCGCCCGTTTTTTATAATGAAGCGGAAGGCAATGACTATCCCGGAGGCAGCGCGATCACGCTGGCCGATGGCGAGACGGTCGAAGACATCCACCTCGCCTTGCGGCGCGGCGGCGTCATCACCGGTCGCGTCACGGAAGAGACGGGCCGCCCGCTCATCCAGGAATACATCCACCTCTACCGCATCAACCCGCGGGACGCCCGGCACGAGCCCTACAACCGCAATTACACCGTCATGCAGACGGATGACCGCGGCATCTACCGCATCTACGGCCTGCCGCCGGGCCGCTATCTGGTCAGCGCCGGTATACCTGCGGGCCGCGATGGCAGCGCCAGCATGAGCCGTGGGAACAGCTATTACCCGCAAACCTTTTACCCCAGCGTCCGCGACGAGGCCAAAGCCGGTGAGGTGGAAGTTACAGAAGGCGGCGAGGCCACCGGCATCGACTTGGCCCTGGGCCACACCGAAAAATCTTACACGGCGCTCGTGCGCGTCGTCGCCGACAGCGGCAAGCCGGTGGCCGGCGCGCGTTGCGGCTATGGCACTCAGGACCAGAACGGCAGATTCATGGGCATCTCCGCCATCGGCCCGGAATCGAATGCCGATGGCCAATGCCGAATCGAAGGCGTGGTGCCGGGCAAGTACGTGGCATTTGTAGTTCTGCTCAACGAAACCAGCCCAGCATACGCGAACGGGCCGCCGTCACCGGCGAAGGCGCAAAGCGCCGACAACTACACCTTCGATCCGGCACCTTTTGAGATCACCGACAGCGACGTGAGCGACGTCGAGATCAAGCTGCGTGCCGGCGCCAGCGTCAGCGGCACGGTCGTCATTGAGGGCCTGAGCGAGCAGGAAGCGGCGACGCATTTCCGCGAGCTGAACTTGAACGTTGCTATGGAGGGGCCGATCACCACGCCGCGCTTCAACCGCCCGCAGATCAACGCCGATGGCAGCTTCCGCATCGGCGGGCTGGCGGCGGGCAGAGGCCGCGTCTACCTCTCAAGTTTTCTGGGCCGCAACTTCAGACTGCTGCGCGTCGAGCGCGAGGGCGCTGACCTGACCGCGGGCTTCGACCTTGACGCCGGCGAAAACCTGACCGGCCTGCGGCTGGTCGTCGGCTTTGGGACGGGCGTGATTCGCGGCGAAGTGAAATTCGCAGACGGCCCGCTCCCCGCAGGCTTCCGTGCCTTCGTCACCGTGCGACGCGTCGGCGACAGCCCGCCGCAAAATGCTTTCGCGCAGGTCGATGCGCGCGGGCACTTCGTGGTTGAGGATTTGCTGCCCGGCGAGTACACCCTCACTGCCGGCAGCCGCTCGAAGCCCGTCAACAAAACCGTCAGCGTCACAAACGATAATGAAGCCCAGGTGACCATCGTCCTCGAACGCCCCACGGGTAATAACCAGTGA
- a CDS encoding DUF2911 domain-containing protein → MKFHKLILCLFVLCAVLPACAQMNGARETSEVTIKGKTISVNYGSPSINGPSLKGKDIFTVAPVGMVWRLGKNQATELTTTGDLNVAGKTLPAGKYSLWAKKTGDNAWVLAFHPKTGIWGEPAMKEGYVAELPLKSEKVADSAEMLNISLVDMKGKAGIRVHWGTALLVGTFDVK, encoded by the coding sequence ATGAAGTTCCACAAACTCATCCTCTGTCTGTTCGTTCTCTGCGCCGTGCTGCCGGCCTGCGCGCAGATGAATGGCGCGCGTGAGACCTCGGAAGTCACCATCAAGGGGAAGACGATTTCAGTCAACTATGGCAGCCCGAGCATCAATGGGCCGAGCCTTAAAGGCAAGGATATTTTCACCGTTGCACCCGTCGGCATGGTCTGGAGACTGGGCAAGAATCAAGCGACGGAACTGACCACGACCGGCGATCTCAACGTCGCCGGCAAGACGCTCCCGGCGGGCAAGTACAGCCTCTGGGCGAAGAAGACCGGTGACAATGCCTGGGTTCTCGCCTTCCACCCGAAGACCGGCATCTGGGGCGAGCCGGCGATGAAGGAAGGCTATGTTGCCGAGCTGCCGTTGAAGTCTGAAAAGGTTGCTGATTCCGCCGAGATGCTGAACATCAGCCTGGTTGACATGAAAGGCAAGGCCGGCATCCGTGTTCACTGGGGCACGGCTCTGCTGGTCGGCACGTTCGATGTAAAATAA
- a CDS encoding PilZ domain-containing protein: protein MARIETATTYYQALGVGRDVSREQLDRALAETLAILYPPYQISASLPAEMLTRIERAFNKIAQGFAALASFARRRDYDAALSSAASPGATTTATPAPAASATSAPAASRPSPPPQSFHIQQHAAPRAAYVESGKISSTDNRRRTDRLKLALPVRIVGVDQGAVGKWSEMAETLDVSRTGLRLRLNRLVRYGMVLYLSLPLPAKLRSHGFMDTSYSVYALVRRIEPMKKGMRVIGLEFIGEHPPPGYLEKPWATFRTRHWAGNDRRRARRVARAEPICLDYISTEWPTPIREEAMTENVSRTGLRILVRKAPPEFDLLRVSCAARHFEGLAILRNRFIGDDGQERLCLQFLDKEWPL, encoded by the coding sequence TTGGCGCGCATCGAAACGGCGACAACCTATTACCAGGCCCTGGGCGTCGGGCGCGACGTGTCGCGCGAACAACTCGACCGCGCCCTGGCTGAGACCCTGGCTATCCTTTATCCGCCATATCAGATTAGCGCCTCGCTGCCTGCCGAAATGCTGACTCGCATCGAGCGGGCGTTCAATAAAATTGCGCAAGGGTTTGCGGCGCTCGCCAGCTTCGCGCGCCGCCGCGATTATGATGCGGCGCTCTCTTCGGCTGCGTCGCCCGGGGCAACAACGACCGCAACACCAGCGCCCGCCGCATCCGCAACATCAGCGCCCGCCGCGAGCCGGCCATCGCCGCCGCCGCAGTCCTTCCACATCCAGCAGCATGCCGCGCCGCGCGCCGCTTACGTCGAATCGGGCAAAATCAGCTCGACCGATAATCGCCGCCGCACCGACCGTCTCAAGCTCGCCCTGCCGGTGCGCATCGTCGGGGTTGATCAGGGGGCCGTCGGCAAGTGGAGCGAGATGGCCGAAACGCTCGACGTCAGCCGCACAGGATTGCGCCTGCGGCTCAATCGGCTCGTGCGCTATGGCATGGTGCTGTACCTATCATTACCGCTGCCGGCAAAGCTGCGCTCGCACGGCTTCATGGATACAAGCTACAGTGTCTACGCGCTGGTGCGACGCATCGAGCCGATGAAGAAGGGCATGCGCGTCATCGGCCTTGAATTCATTGGCGAGCATCCGCCGCCGGGTTACCTGGAAAAGCCCTGGGCGACCTTTCGCACGCGCCACTGGGCCGGCAATGACCGCCGTCGCGCCCGGCGCGTCGCCCGCGCCGAGCCGATTTGCCTCGACTACATCAGCACCGAATGGCCTACCCCAATCCGCGAAGAGGCGATGACCGAAAACGTCAGCCGCACGGGGTTGCGCATCCTCGTGCGCAAGGCGCCGCCGGAGTTTGATCTGCTGCGCGTCAGCTGCGCGGCACGCCACTTCGAGGGCCTGGCGATTCTACGTAACCGTTTTATCGGCGATGACGGACAGGAACGGCTCTGCCTGCAATTCCTGGATAAAGAATGGCCGCTATAA
- the wecB gene encoding UDP-N-acetylglucosamine 2-epimerase (non-hydrolyzing), with protein MLKIINVVGARPNFMKIAPVIDEMRRRAPRLKPLLVHTGQHYDAAMSDSFFADLDIPRPDMNLEVGSASHAEQTARIMLAFEQVLIAERPDWIVVVGDVNSTMATTLVASKMAVRVAHVEAGLRSRDRGMPEEINRLVTDALADLLLTPSRDADDNLRREGIAPEKICFVGNVMIDTLFRSLERAKQSTVLDHFKVQRGAFAAMTLHRPANVDDPAILSGILDALEAIQERLPIIFPAHPRTLSRLQAFGLLERARRLPGLTLTEPLGYLDFLQLYSNSRVVLTDSGGIQEETTALGIPCLTLRHNTERPVTISEGTNRLVGNDPQVIRREAFAALDNPPPRGRVPERWDGHAAARIVDAIEAASRA; from the coding sequence ATGCTGAAAATCATCAATGTCGTTGGCGCGCGCCCGAACTTCATGAAGATCGCCCCGGTGATCGACGAGATGCGCCGCCGCGCCCCGCGCCTCAAGCCGCTGCTGGTGCATACAGGCCAGCACTACGACGCGGCGATGAGCGACTCATTCTTTGCCGACCTCGACATCCCGCGCCCTGATATGAATCTCGAAGTCGGCTCCGCCTCGCACGCCGAGCAGACGGCGCGCATCATGCTGGCTTTCGAGCAAGTCTTGATCGCCGAACGGCCCGACTGGATCGTCGTCGTCGGTGATGTGAATTCGACGATGGCGACGACGCTCGTCGCCTCCAAGATGGCGGTGCGCGTGGCGCACGTCGAAGCCGGTTTGCGCAGCCGCGACCGAGGCATGCCCGAAGAAATCAACCGCCTGGTCACGGATGCGCTCGCCGACCTGTTGCTGACGCCTTCGCGCGACGCCGACGACAACTTGCGGCGCGAAGGCATCGCCCCTGAAAAGATTTGCTTTGTCGGCAATGTGATGATTGACACGCTGTTTCGCAGTCTCGAACGAGCGAAGCAATCGACGGTGCTAGACCATTTCAAGGTCCAGCGCGGCGCCTTCGCGGCCATGACTCTGCACCGCCCCGCGAACGTAGACGACCCGGCAATACTCTCCGGCATTCTCGACGCCCTCGAAGCGATTCAAGAGCGGCTGCCGATCATCTTCCCGGCGCACCCGCGCACGTTGTCACGACTTCAAGCCTTTGGCCTCTTAGAGCGCGCCCGCCGCTTACCGGGGCTGACGCTCACCGAGCCGCTCGGCTACCTCGATTTCTTGCAGCTCTACAGCAACAGCCGGGTGGTGCTGACCGACAGCGGCGGCATACAAGAAGAGACGACGGCGCTCGGTATCCCCTGCCTGACCCTGCGGCATAACACCGAGCGCCCGGTGACCATTAGCGAAGGCACCAACCGGCTGGTCGGCAACGATCCGCAGGTCATCCGGCGCGAAGCCTTTGCGGCGCTCGACAACCCGCCGCCGCGCGGGCGCGTGCCAGAGCGATGGGACGGCCATGCGGCGGCCCGCATCGTTGACGCCATCGAAGCCGCAAGCCGCGCCTGA
- a CDS encoding carboxypeptidase-like regulatory domain-containing protein translates to MKNAFAIGLTLLMLGASAGAQTAATKSDKRAGTISGRLTDTASQPIPHAVVYVTGASSQRRESRNTSTDEQGRFRITDLARGVYNVFPVAPGYVTAEEETPRRTYRAGDTADFTMKKGGVITGTVMTHTNEPMTDCSVQAIRVRDKDGHAVTLIRPSGVARADDRGVYRIYGLLSGTYVVFASGKHPFINEPNVYENDMPTYYPSSTRDTAQTVTVQAGEEVSGIAIHYRGERGHAISGKIAGVPTDAANAGIALELYNVASRAMEAQSFAGGNFPGSSGDGYAFYGVADGDYLVTATTNTSNTPFRGTGRAYVKVRGADVTGTDITLAAYGAIVGTLAVEPLRNVEGQSKCEIKRLMPDEMLLEARAEKKAAEFNPPSPIARQEAPSDKGAFAFANLEAGQYRVLPMMLGDDYFVRSITLPALAKNQPPVDAARAPLTVKAGERLSDLAVTVAEGAAALRGRVIPATEGARLPESLRLHLVPAEKEAVDDLLRYYEAELRGDNFELKNLAPGRYFVIARRATEDDASADHPRPVAWDAEARKRLRQRAETANVTLELRPCQRLTDYALTYQPAAKKKAESNPR, encoded by the coding sequence ATGAAAAACGCTTTCGCGATTGGCCTGACCCTGTTGATGCTCGGCGCGAGCGCCGGCGCGCAGACCGCGGCGACAAAGTCGGATAAGCGCGCCGGCACGATCAGCGGGCGGCTCACAGACACGGCGAGCCAGCCCATCCCGCACGCTGTCGTTTACGTAACCGGCGCGTCCTCTCAGCGGCGTGAGTCGCGCAACACCAGCACAGACGAGCAGGGCCGCTTCCGCATCACCGACCTGGCGCGCGGCGTCTATAACGTCTTTCCGGTCGCGCCGGGCTACGTGACAGCCGAGGAGGAAACGCCGCGGCGGACGTATCGCGCCGGCGACACCGCCGACTTCACCATGAAGAAAGGTGGCGTCATCACCGGCACGGTCATGACACACACCAACGAGCCGATGACCGATTGCAGCGTCCAGGCCATTCGCGTCCGTGACAAAGACGGCCACGCAGTCACGCTCATCCGCCCATCGGGGGTTGCCAGGGCGGATGATCGCGGCGTCTATCGCATCTACGGCTTATTATCAGGCACCTATGTCGTCTTCGCCTCGGGCAAGCATCCCTTTATCAACGAGCCGAACGTCTATGAGAACGACATGCCGACTTATTACCCATCATCGACGCGCGACACGGCCCAAACCGTCACCGTGCAGGCGGGCGAAGAGGTCAGCGGCATAGCCATTCACTACCGCGGCGAGCGCGGCCATGCCATCAGCGGCAAGATAGCGGGCGTGCCCACGGATGCCGCCAATGCGGGCATTGCGCTGGAACTGTACAACGTCGCGAGCCGCGCGATGGAAGCGCAGAGCTTCGCCGGCGGAAACTTTCCGGGCAGCAGTGGCGACGGCTATGCCTTCTACGGCGTCGCCGACGGTGATTATTTAGTCACGGCGACGACCAACACTTCTAATACGCCGTTCAGAGGCACGGGGCGCGCCTACGTCAAGGTCAGAGGCGCAGACGTCACCGGCACCGATATTACGCTGGCGGCTTATGGCGCAATCGTCGGGACGCTGGCCGTCGAGCCGCTGCGCAACGTCGAAGGCCAGAGCAAGTGCGAGATCAAACGCCTCATGCCGGACGAGATGCTGCTCGAAGCGCGCGCGGAAAAGAAAGCCGCCGAGTTTAACCCGCCGTCGCCCATCGCCCGCCAGGAGGCGCCTTCAGACAAAGGCGCATTCGCCTTCGCCAACCTCGAAGCCGGCCAGTACCGCGTCCTGCCGATGATGCTCGGCGATGATTACTTTGTGCGCTCGATTACACTTCCCGCGCTGGCGAAGAATCAGCCGCCGGTTGACGCCGCCCGCGCGCCGCTGACGGTCAAAGCCGGCGAGCGCCTGAGCGACCTCGCCGTGACGGTCGCCGAAGGCGCGGCGGCGTTGCGCGGTCGTGTAATCCCGGCTACAGAAGGCGCACGCCTGCCCGAGTCCCTGCGCCTGCACCTGGTGCCGGCTGAAAAGGAAGCCGTTGACGACCTGCTGCGCTACTATGAAGCGGAACTGCGGGGCGACAACTTTGAGTTGAAGAACCTGGCGCCGGGCCGCTACTTCGTCATTGCGCGGCGCGCCACCGAGGATGACGCAAGCGCCGACCATCCGCGCCCGGTCGCCTGGGACGCGGAGGCGCGCAAGCGGTTGCGCCAGCGCGCCGAAACGGCCAACGTCACGCTCGAATTGCGGCCCTGCCAGCGGCTCACCGATTACGCGCTCACGTATCAGCCGGCGGCGAAGAAGAAGGCCGAGAGCAATCCGCGGTAA